A single genomic interval of Helianthus annuus cultivar XRQ/B chromosome 13, HanXRQr2.0-SUNRISE, whole genome shotgun sequence harbors:
- the LOC110898228 gene encoding protein downstream neighbor of Son — protein sequence MAKVATLGPMMPPAAKSALFSGGVDGGSSGGSLKGVRGVKRKTPSELRSEQLKRKNIVELTDESPAPELGSMRTANVVTSEPLKPILSRNPRYINTRVDELFPSRKSSLRLKMQSGKENVKENITADHTDCLKNSSFSSKLAADRQPQCSGPKDTRASTKTAQSHITTKKCSISTFRSVMDLSTGGEKSSGFSLDMDEAFKGLAARPPTNISTAPTESFDGKTNSTSANFCSEFNISGHKIPLDFTLKTSMRVVASSSVNWFHRMMNDHTFNGSTAQISNTKALYSWVYPQSTLPPSVISALTLSSKGEGQTDFLTKRQLAWETSFRSLYVLLRKNICNLFYVCTGQFVAMFTNSNTSTESKTICNAYVSQSTRNLRSLLKEQDISFSMPLCHSKVEQVTTEDLFELSEIEKHNLGMTRRTVSLSDVDNTPESLLVFSDNDVHGLYDFLLNYRFLLPSLNILDVPLLYSPVPFENAAVSAPEVKCKEVRKIDHVSALTTNQPNHGSASISHYAIEIKDAYLPPWLTSSVCDTLRSNGDNSFEANFVIEPMSIGLNVGLDTLSEKFEHKDTLVAGLHDPSCPFGVRNTVVSHHLSHGFLKGLKYSDDSYDVSLSPV from the exons ATGGCTAAAGTAGCAACTCTAGGACCAATGATGCCACCGGCGGCGAAGTCTGCTCTGTTTTCCGGTGGTGTTGACGGTGGATCGAGTGGCGGTTCATTGAAAGGAGTCCGTGGAGTCAAAAGGAAGACGCCTTCTGAGTTGAGA AGTGAGCAGTTGAAGCGCAAGAACATTGTTGAGCTAACGGATGAATCTCCGGCACCTGAGCTTGGTTCCATGCG AACTGCTAATGTAGTAACATCTGAACCTTTAAAACCTATTTTATCAAGAAATCCCAGATACATCAACACTCGTGTGGATGAACTGTTTCCTAGTAGGAAAAGTAGTCTGAGGCTTAAAATGCAATCTGGAAAAGAAAATGTTAAG GAAAACATCACTGCTGATCACACTGATTGCTTAAagaattcttctttttcttcaaaGCTTGCTGCTGATAGGCAACCGCAGTGTTCAGG CCCAAAGGATACACGTGCTTCAACTAAAACTGCACAATCTCACATCACAACCAAAAAGTGTAGCATAAGCACGTTTCGTAGTGTTATGGACCTGTCAACAGGGGGTGAAAAATCATCCGGCTTTTCTCTAGATATG GATGAGGCTTTCAAAGGTCTTGCAGCTCGTCCACCTACCAACATCTCGACTGCACCTACTGAATCTTTTGATGGAAAAACAAATTCCACATCAGCAAATTTTTGCTCAGAGTTTAATATATCTGGCCATAAAATTCCACTGGATTTCACATTGAAAACTAGCATGCGTGTGGTTGCTTCATCCTCAGTTAATTG GTTTCACCGGATGATGAACGATCACACATTCAATGGCTCAACTGCCCAAATTTCCAATACAAAAGCTTTGTATTCTTGGGTGTACCCTCAGAGTACTTTACCTCCTTCTGTCATATCTGCATTAACTTTATCTTCAAAAGGGGAAG GTCAAACTGATTTCTTGACCAAACGTCAACTGGCATGGGAGACCTCATTTCGTAGTCTTTATGTCTTGTTACGGAAGAatatttgtaacttattttatg TCTGCACAGGACAGTTTGTGGCAATGTTTACTAACAGCAATACTTCAACTGAAAGTAAAACTATCTGCAATGCTTACGTATCCCAATCAACAAGAAACTTGAGGTCACTGTTAAAAGAACAA GACATCTCTTTTAGTATGCCTCTGTGCCATTCTAAAGTGGAGCAAGTAACTACAGAAGACCTCTTTGAGCTCTCAGAGATTGAAAAGCACAACCTGGGaatg ACTAGGCGTACGGTTTCTCTCTCGGATGTGGATAATACCCCAGAATCTTTATTGGTGTTTAGCGATAATGATGTACACGGGTTATATGACTTTCTTCTTAATTACAG GTTTCTTTTACCATCTCTGAATATTCTAGATGTTCCTTTACTTTATTCACCAGTACCATTTGAAAATGCTGCTGTTTCTGCACCAGAG GTTAAATGCAAGGAGGTGAGGAAAATTGATCATGTATCCGCTTTAACTACAAATCAACCTAACCATGGCTCAGCTTCTATTTCCCATTACGCAATTGAAATCAAGGATGCGTATCTTCCTCCATGGTTAACCAGCAGTGTATGTGATACACTAAGGTCCAATGGTGATAATAGCTTTGAGGCAAA CTTTGTGATTGAACCCATGTCAATCGGTTTGAACGTTGGTCTGGACACGCTTAGCGAGAAGTTCGAGCACAAAGACACACTGGTTGCAGGGTTACATGACCCAAGTTGCCCGTTTGGTGTCAGAAACACCGTTGTTTCCCATCATCTAAGCCATGGCTTTTTGAAAGGCTTAAAATACTCCGATGATTCTTACGACGTTTCTCTCTCACCAGTTTGA
- the LOC110898230 gene encoding F-box protein At5g06550, whose product MFGCRSLLKQIKKKKRRKPHKFNPKTHKQNPNSTQQQDLPTEDGFSLKNSYPSHNYGVQPLGNFYFSSSPHNSRNTGLGNIQTLTDELVLDILGLLEATHLGILSTVSKSFYVFCNHEPLWRNLVLDNCDDDGFLFKGSWKSTFVAGNYPSFDVLKVVGSLGFKVKDFYSDYLFQSWLCANLEMKHEWLERDNIVRRKGISVDEFVSGFETPNKPVLLEGCLDNWPALKKWDRDYLVEVCGDNRFAVGPTQMTLTDYFAYSSQAQEERPLYLFDPKFANKVPQLGRDYEVPVYFNEDLFNVLGDERPDYRWIIIGPAGSGSSFHIDPNSTSAWNAVVKGSKKWVLFPPDVVPPGVYPSSDGAEVACPVSITEWFMNFYESTKTWKKKPVECVCKAGEVIFVPNGWWHLVINLEDSIAITQNFVSRRNLLNVLDFLKKPNASTLVSGTRDRVNLHDKFKKAIEESFPGTIEELVKNAEKKKAELEKPSFWDSVKDSNSGGFKFSF is encoded by the exons ATGTTTGGGTGCAGAAGCTTGTTAAAGCAaatcaaaaagaaaaagagaagaaaaCCCCACAAATTCAACCCAAAAACTCAcaaacaaaaccctaattcaacACAACAACAAGATTTACCTACAGAAGATGGATTCAGCTTAAAAAATTCATACCCATCACACAACTATGGAGTTCAACCACTGGGAAACTTCTACTTCAGCTCATCTCCACACAACTCAAGAAACACAGGCTTAGGTAACATTCaaaccctaactgatgaactagTTCTTGACATTTTAGGCCTTCTAGAAGCTACCCATTTGGGGATATTATCAACTGTAAGCAAatctttttatgtgttttgtaATCATGAACCCCTTTGGAGGAATCTTGTGTTGGATAATTGTGATGATGATGGGTTTTTGTTTAAAGGGTCTTGGAAATCCACTTTTGTTGCTGGTAATTATCCTTCTTTTGATGTGTTAAAGGTTGTTGGATCTTTAGGGTTTAaagttaaagatttttattctgATTATTTGTTTCAAAGTTGGCTTTGTGCTAACCTTGAAATGAAACATGAGTGGTTGGAAAGAGATAATATTGTTAGAAGAAAAGGGATTTCTGTTGATGAGTTTGTGTCGGGTTTCGAGACGCCGAATAAGCCGGTTTTGTTAGAAGGGTGTTTGGATAACTGGCCTGCATTGAAGAAATGGGATAGGGATTATTTAGTGGAAGTTTGTGGTGATAATCGGTTTGCGGTTGGACCGACGCAAATGACGTTAACGGATTACTTTGCGTACTCTAGTCAAGCGCAAGAAGAACGACCGTTGTATCTTTTTGACCCGAAATTTGCGAATAAAGTTCCTCAATTGGGTCGAGATTACGAAGTTCCGGTTTATTTCAATGAGGATTTGTTTAATGTTTTGGGCGATGAGAGACCGGATTATAGGTGGATTATCATCGGACCAGCAGGGTCAGGTTCGTCATTTCACATTGATCCTAATTCGACGTCAGCTTGGAACGCGGTTGTGAAGGGTTCAAAGAAATGGGTTTTGTTTCCGCCGGATGTGGTGCCACCAGGGGTGTACCCGAGCTCAGATGGTGCTGAGGTGGCGTGTCCTGTGTCGATAACCGAGTGGTTCATGAACTTCTATGAGTCGACTAAAACATGGAAAAAGAAACCTGTTGAGTGTGTCTGCAAAGCGGGTGAAGTGATTTTTGTGCCTAATGGATGGTGGCATTTGGTTATAAACCTCGAAGATTCTATCGCGATTACACAGAATTTTGTTAGCAG GAGGAATTTATTAAATGtgttggattttctaaaaaaacCAAATGCAAGCACACTTGTGTCAGGAACACGCGACCGAGTGAATCTACATGACAAGTTCAAGAAAGCCATTGAAGAATCTTTCCCGGGGACCATTGAGGAGCTGGTGAAGAATGCGGAGAAGAAAAAGGCGGAGCTGGAGAAACCGTCTTTCTGGGATTCGGTAAAAGACTCCAATTCGGGAGGCTTCAAGTTTTCATTTTAG
- the LOC110902832 gene encoding syntaxin-132 — protein MNDLLSAFNSPQRSTHGGGDIETGKRSAEIELDEFFKKVQLIENEFKKLYTLLKKLQDSHEESKSVTKAAAMKAIKKRMENDVDEVGRIARIIKAKIEELDKENLTNRQKPGCGQGTGVDRSRTATTLALKKKFKDKVTEFQTLRENIHQEHRAVVERRVFTVTGTRADEETIDRLIETGDSEQIFQKAIQEQGRGQVVDTLAEIQERHDAVIEVERKLLDLQQIFQDLAILVDAQGEMLDNIETHVSSAVDHVQSANKALQKTKKLQKNTRKWICVSIMVLLIVISVVLVVVVKPWQSNKGA, from the exons ATGAACGACCTCTTATCT GCATTTAATAGCCCTCAAAGAAGCACTCATGGCGGTGGAGATATCGAAACAGGAAAGCGATCCGCAGAGATAGAGTTGGACGAGTTTTTTAAAAAG GTTCAACTCATCGAGAACGAATTCAAGAAACTTTATACACTTCTGAAAAAACTACAG GATTCTCACGAAGAATCAAAATCCGTAACCAAGGCTGCTGCCATGAAAG CGATCAAGAAACGAATGGAAAACGATGTGGATGAAGTTGGAAGGATAGCGCGTATTATCAAAGCGAAAATCGAGGAACTTGATAAGGAG AACTTGACGAATAGACAAAAACCGGGATGTGGACAAGGAACCGGTGTAGACAGATCAAGAACCGCAACGACTCT TGCCTTGAAAAAGAAATTTAAAGATAAGGTGACAGAATTTCAG ACACTTAGAGAAAATATACATCAAGAACATCGCGCAGTTGTTGAAAGACGCGTCTTTACAG TAACGGGAACTAGAGCAGATGAAGAG ACAATTGATCGACTAATAGAGACGGGTGATAGCGAACAAATTTTTCAAAAAGCAATCCAGGAACAGGGGCGAGGCCAG GTGGTTGATACACTTGCTGAGATTCAAGAACGCCATGATGCGGTAATAGAGGTAGAAAGGAAGCTTCTTGATCTGCAACAG ATATTTCAAGATTTGGCTATATTAGTGGATGCTCAAGGGGAAATGCTAGACAATATAGAAACACAT GTGTCAAGTGCGGTTGATCATGTGCAAAGTGCGAACAAAGCCCTTCAAAAGACAAAGAAGCTACAGAAAAACACGAGGAAATGGATTTGTGTTTCGATTATGGTTTTGCTCATAGTTATCTCAGTTGTTCTTGTCGTTGTAGTCAAACCGTGGCAGAGTAACAAAGGTGCTTGA